In Janibacter cremeus, a genomic segment contains:
- a CDS encoding class I SAM-dependent methyltransferase produces the protein MRVEEFLAEVERAFDGDPQASAPRDPRFVEIAESVNGYTSANELAVLNAAARVMPADECYLEVGSYKGRSMSAAVQDVDDKTFYVVENYLEFGMQGRAARVELERNLATFAAHADVRLIEGNCFSLLRRPGIIDKPVGVYFYDGEHTGLSHYLALGIIEPWLADEAIILVDDASYPMVSGAHEEFIARHPQWRVERRWDAEVNGDPRWANGLHALSFRRDEATARGSEEPWDVRWRRLAYLASLGPGQKAAWKAIHHFPELIPLAKKLYPSKKASSIDQG, from the coding sequence ATGCGGGTCGAGGAGTTCCTCGCCGAGGTCGAACGGGCCTTCGACGGGGACCCGCAGGCCAGCGCGCCACGTGACCCGCGCTTCGTCGAGATCGCCGAGTCCGTCAACGGCTACACCTCGGCCAACGAGCTCGCGGTGCTGAACGCGGCGGCGCGTGTCATGCCCGCTGACGAGTGCTACCTCGAGGTCGGCAGCTACAAGGGTCGTTCGATGTCCGCCGCGGTCCAGGACGTTGACGACAAGACGTTCTACGTCGTCGAGAACTACCTCGAGTTCGGGATGCAGGGCCGGGCGGCCCGTGTGGAACTCGAGCGCAACCTGGCCACGTTCGCCGCCCACGCGGACGTGCGCCTCATCGAGGGCAACTGCTTCTCGTTGCTGCGTCGGCCCGGGATCATCGACAAACCGGTCGGGGTCTACTTCTACGACGGTGAGCACACCGGGCTCTCGCACTACCTCGCGCTGGGCATCATCGAGCCGTGGCTGGCCGATGAGGCGATCATCCTCGTCGACGACGCGAGCTACCCGATGGTGAGCGGTGCACACGAGGAGTTCATCGCGCGGCACCCGCAGTGGCGCGTCGAGCGCCGGTGGGATGCCGAGGTCAACGGTGATCCGCGATGGGCCAACGGCCTGCACGCCCTGAGCTTCCGCCGTGACGAGGCGACGGCACGAGGCAGCGAGGAGCCCTGGGACGTGCGTTGGCGCCGCCTTGCCTACCTGGCCTCGCTGGGGCCGGGCCAGAAGGCGGCCTGGAAGGCGATCCATCACTTCCCGGAGCTCATCCCGCTGGCCAAGAAGCTCTACCCATCCAAGAAGGCCAGCTCGATCGATCAGGGCTGA
- a CDS encoding oligosaccharide flippase family protein, which produces MFSRTRRMLPTAGLLLGVAMGLANVMGYVFVALVSATLGPADFGGYSALNTYGILLAMPAGAFQVIVARRQTRTHRDQHRHVTGLGTSLVVGVVLAAITIALAPLLRDLLRLETASSVVWLALMLPPMTVTGALQGVLLGREAYARLSLVYLVTAGTRLAAAGVAVGWRFDVAEVFAATFVASVATIGAALALARRDLGAGTRAPRILELLDDLVRSNVALAGLMALSSLDVVLARTVLTDHDSGSYALAALFGKVVFWGTQFVALAIVPALADSRTGGQVRTTLHRSALGVLLIGSAVSIGCALFPGPLVALSGGSAFVDAEPLLVWAAVVGTLWAIVQVWLFAGMSRGDHVMTVVVWFAAGVQAVLVLVAFNSSPYEIFATVGTTAGVVALIGLARVPRGGMTPAPDSAETAEALGMTRE; this is translated from the coding sequence ATGTTCTCGCGCACTCGCCGGATGCTGCCGACCGCCGGGCTGCTGCTCGGGGTCGCGATGGGGCTGGCCAACGTCATGGGCTACGTCTTCGTCGCCCTGGTCTCGGCGACCCTGGGGCCCGCTGACTTCGGTGGGTACTCCGCGCTGAACACCTACGGCATCCTGCTCGCGATGCCCGCCGGGGCATTCCAGGTGATCGTCGCCCGGCGCCAGACCCGCACGCACCGTGACCAGCACCGTCACGTGACCGGACTGGGGACCTCCCTCGTCGTCGGCGTGGTCCTTGCCGCGATCACCATCGCCCTTGCTCCCCTGCTGCGCGACCTCCTGCGCCTCGAGACGGCCTCGTCGGTCGTCTGGTTGGCGTTGATGCTGCCGCCGATGACCGTCACCGGCGCCCTGCAGGGTGTGCTGCTCGGGCGCGAGGCCTACGCGCGTCTCTCACTCGTCTACCTCGTGACGGCCGGCACCCGACTCGCCGCCGCCGGGGTCGCCGTCGGCTGGCGATTCGACGTGGCCGAGGTCTTCGCGGCCACCTTCGTCGCGTCGGTGGCCACGATCGGGGCTGCTCTGGCCCTCGCCCGGAGGGATCTGGGCGCGGGAACCCGTGCACCACGGATCCTCGAGTTGCTGGACGACCTCGTCCGCAGCAATGTCGCGCTCGCCGGACTGATGGCCCTGTCGAGCCTTGACGTGGTGCTCGCTCGCACGGTCCTGACCGACCACGACAGCGGCTCGTACGCCCTGGCCGCGCTGTTCGGCAAGGTCGTCTTCTGGGGGACGCAGTTCGTCGCCCTGGCGATCGTGCCCGCCCTGGCCGACTCCCGCACGGGCGGGCAGGTGCGCACGACGCTGCACCGCTCCGCCCTGGGTGTACTGCTCATCGGCTCCGCGGTCTCCATCGGGTGCGCCCTCTTCCCCGGCCCGCTCGTCGCGCTCTCGGGAGGCTCGGCATTCGTCGACGCCGAACCGCTCCTGGTGTGGGCCGCCGTCGTCGGGACCCTGTGGGCCATCGTCCAGGTCTGGCTCTTTGCCGGGATGAGCCGCGGCGACCACGTCATGACGGTCGTGGTCTGGTTCGCCGCGGGTGTCCAGGCCGTCCTGGTGCTCGTGGCCTTCAACAGCTCGCCCTACGAGATCTTCGCGACCGTGGGGACCACCGCCGGGGTCGTCGCCCTCATCGGTCTGGCGCGAGTGCCCAGGGGTGGGATGACCCCGGCCCCGGACTCGGCCGAGACTGCGGAGGCACTGGGCATGACGCGGGAGTGA
- a CDS encoding alpha-(1->3)-arabinofuranosyltransferase domain-containing protein: MRSRLRLPRAVSVRTVSAILFVVLAVIVFANSWGVFQTDIKPEVYLNPGEMLPRYLSAWTSSPYLGSPNFNVGLVPVLATTALLRQLGFDPELAFKIYHLILWALAAWGTNRLLRTLVPSASVWAGLLAGVAYIANPYAVAAGSTLAVALPMALLPWLLVAVTKSLRTPSSWAWPAAVGLVFFGMSGMNVGIIPVYQLLLVIPVALYVRAEQGLRWSQVAASLGRSALFVIVVSLYWLIPGAAATDTGTQIAAGSESLDGIARTSSFVEVLRGLGLWSYYGSGDAGPWLPQFAMYFTSAVIILLTMLWPALALLALKVVPTRLARLSAVATGIVAVIMVGLYPGGSGGSLFALVLRQVFEHVGPLVAFRTTNKVGAGLALAFALVIGWAIVRLLPTLVRRPGGAPVVGTLGTAAVIALVAPAVTGNLYVSPLDVPDYWEQAADAVDTGDPNHRALLLPGQTRSDYRWSLDRPDDLPNSLFERDAVIPETIPNTSQWGGNYLAALNTTLQSGTSGSTDISPFARYLGVDHVLLRHDVEWEDTGGARPAHNARALSEDDGLQGLQNFGQSGQNMFTRAVPPEPESEALLPPLQLYGVKDSRGMVRASTVPGSLVVAGDAWAIPAMAQQGLLKGSPAMRYAQDMSQEELRDLLEQQSRMVLTDTNQRREAITNRLTANQGAVLPPDETPTITRALGSAEDQSTLTASGVLVDATSEGGAFFDLPYGVAENAVDGDPSTSWLFGDFRRAKGESLTLRLPEKRTLDTVSIHTTSLGDVAISSLEVRAGDVARTVEVAEDGTATIDLGGVRTDEVELTVTGLRGEGVSLVGVSEVDLGDDGLVAERAIETPDTFSRLYGELSAKERRDFADAPLDVLFTRVDNTSDPDDDTETDLRRNFTLPDERTFEVGARVRVRGDLEPAADRLSGMDDTYRARSNRTYFDSLARRASKAADGSAKTAWVPGGEITEAWWQLTGAERDLSQVTVTQKPGPGDDDDTAWATTATVLVDGEEVATGSLGPGTATIGLPPGTSGRTVRLRIDEVDESRGELPARFVTIDTGATVTGGGIERPCVTVATIDGEPVRMRPKDPEQIGGTDGHGTPWVGCEEQPLVWGEHRLRPVEDFQLDELSLRDVHGSEVVEEVPSPVVEVERKTFTSGMTVDVGRAQEPYFLSIGQGYDPRWNAALEDGTDLGEPVVVNGYAVGWYVDDLDAHTVHIGYGPQRRANVALGLSGAGLLVAIAVFFGPLVRRRVASLRTERESEWEHEPGGPPASSAEGPPSTTGEDDAFLAGDVPEDDPFNSGAGSLPGGDDAVAVDGEPTRSARIHGLRHRPVTRGLAELLTEQRGGRRLAVEAGLVLGTAALTGVGGGLAALAVVFLVRRRAARPGLLITAGAGLVLLSAAVFVLYAGFVTDTLGTVSADAVKSALVPHHIAGAGLVLAVLGTFMRQDPPEEPGL; this comes from the coding sequence GTGCGCAGCCGGCTCCGGCTACCCCGTGCGGTCTCCGTTCGGACGGTCTCCGCCATCCTCTTCGTGGTCCTGGCCGTCATCGTCTTCGCCAACAGCTGGGGTGTCTTCCAGACCGACATCAAACCAGAGGTCTATCTCAACCCCGGCGAGATGCTTCCGCGGTACCTGTCGGCGTGGACGTCCTCGCCCTACCTCGGGTCGCCGAATTTCAACGTGGGACTGGTCCCGGTCCTGGCCACGACGGCCCTCCTGCGCCAACTCGGCTTCGACCCCGAGTTGGCCTTCAAGATCTACCACCTCATCCTCTGGGCGCTGGCCGCATGGGGGACCAACCGTCTCCTGCGCACCCTCGTCCCCAGCGCGAGCGTCTGGGCAGGCCTGCTCGCCGGTGTTGCCTACATCGCCAACCCCTACGCGGTGGCCGCGGGCAGCACTCTGGCGGTCGCCCTGCCGATGGCCCTGCTGCCCTGGCTGCTCGTCGCGGTGACGAAGTCGCTGCGCACCCCGTCGAGCTGGGCGTGGCCGGCCGCCGTCGGACTGGTCTTCTTCGGCATGAGCGGGATGAACGTCGGCATCATCCCCGTCTACCAGCTCCTGCTGGTCATCCCGGTGGCCCTCTACGTGCGCGCCGAGCAGGGTCTGCGCTGGTCCCAGGTGGCGGCCTCCCTGGGCAGGAGTGCCCTGTTCGTCATCGTCGTCTCCCTCTACTGGCTGATCCCCGGTGCGGCGGCCACGGACACGGGAACCCAGATCGCCGCCGGGTCGGAGTCGCTGGACGGGATCGCCCGTACGAGCTCCTTCGTCGAGGTCCTGCGTGGTCTGGGGCTGTGGTCGTACTACGGGTCGGGAGACGCCGGCCCGTGGCTGCCGCAGTTCGCCATGTACTTCACCAGCGCCGTGATCATCCTGCTGACCATGCTCTGGCCGGCGCTGGCGCTCCTGGCGTTGAAGGTGGTGCCGACACGCCTGGCCCGGCTGTCGGCGGTGGCCACCGGCATCGTCGCGGTGATCATGGTCGGGCTCTACCCCGGCGGCAGCGGCGGATCGCTCTTCGCGCTCGTTCTGCGCCAGGTCTTCGAGCACGTCGGGCCACTCGTGGCCTTCCGCACCACCAACAAGGTCGGTGCAGGCCTGGCACTGGCCTTCGCGCTCGTGATCGGGTGGGCGATCGTCCGCCTGCTGCCCACCCTCGTGCGACGACCCGGTGGTGCGCCGGTTGTCGGTACCCTGGGCACCGCGGCCGTGATCGCGCTGGTCGCCCCCGCGGTCACCGGCAACCTCTACGTCTCGCCGTTGGACGTGCCGGACTACTGGGAGCAGGCCGCAGACGCCGTCGACACGGGCGACCCCAACCACAGGGCGCTCCTCCTGCCCGGGCAGACCAGGTCCGACTACCGCTGGAGCCTCGATCGACCGGACGACCTGCCCAACTCTCTGTTCGAGCGTGATGCCGTCATCCCCGAGACCATCCCCAACACCTCCCAGTGGGGTGGCAACTACCTGGCGGCGCTGAACACCACCCTGCAGTCGGGGACGTCTGGGAGTACGGACATCTCTCCCTTCGCCCGCTACCTGGGGGTCGACCACGTCCTGCTGCGCCATGACGTGGAGTGGGAGGACACCGGAGGGGCCCGTCCGGCGCACAATGCCCGGGCGCTGAGTGAGGACGATGGCCTCCAGGGTCTGCAGAACTTCGGCCAATCGGGTCAGAACATGTTCACCCGGGCCGTCCCCCCCGAACCCGAGTCGGAGGCCCTGCTCCCGCCCCTGCAGTTGTACGGGGTCAAGGATTCCCGGGGGATGGTGCGCGCGTCGACGGTGCCCGGCAGCCTCGTCGTGGCAGGTGACGCGTGGGCCATCCCTGCGATGGCCCAGCAGGGGCTGCTCAAGGGGTCACCTGCCATGCGCTATGCCCAGGACATGTCGCAGGAGGAGTTGAGGGATCTCCTCGAGCAGCAGTCCCGGATGGTCCTCACCGACACCAACCAGCGTCGTGAGGCCATCACCAACCGGCTGACCGCAAACCAGGGAGCCGTGCTGCCTCCCGACGAGACACCGACGATCACCCGGGCTCTCGGGAGTGCCGAGGACCAGAGCACGCTCACCGCGAGCGGCGTGCTCGTCGATGCCACCAGCGAGGGCGGCGCATTCTTCGACCTGCCGTACGGCGTTGCGGAGAACGCCGTCGACGGGGACCCGTCGACCTCGTGGCTCTTCGGTGACTTCCGGCGAGCGAAGGGGGAATCGCTCACCCTCCGACTGCCGGAGAAGCGCACCCTCGACACGGTGAGCATCCACACCACGTCGCTGGGTGATGTGGCGATCTCCTCACTCGAGGTGCGCGCGGGCGACGTGGCGCGGACGGTCGAGGTCGCCGAGGACGGCACCGCGACGATCGACCTGGGTGGCGTGCGCACCGACGAGGTGGAGCTGACCGTCACGGGGTTGCGAGGCGAGGGCGTCAGCCTGGTGGGCGTCTCCGAGGTCGACCTGGGAGACGACGGCCTCGTCGCCGAGCGCGCGATCGAGACGCCCGACACCTTCTCGCGCCTGTACGGCGAGCTGTCCGCGAAGGAGCGCCGGGACTTCGCGGACGCCCCGCTCGACGTGCTCTTCACCCGGGTGGACAACACCTCGGACCCTGACGACGACACCGAGACCGACCTGCGCCGCAACTTCACGCTCCCGGACGAGCGGACCTTCGAGGTCGGCGCCCGGGTACGTGTCCGCGGTGATCTCGAGCCGGCGGCCGACCGGCTCTCCGGGATGGACGACACCTATCGGGCCCGCTCCAATCGCACGTACTTCGACTCGCTCGCTCGTCGTGCCTCGAAGGCTGCCGACGGCTCGGCGAAGACGGCCTGGGTGCCCGGTGGCGAGATCACCGAGGCGTGGTGGCAGCTCACCGGAGCGGAGCGGGACCTCTCGCAGGTCACGGTCACACAGAAGCCGGGCCCCGGCGACGATGACGACACGGCCTGGGCGACCACCGCCACCGTGCTCGTCGACGGCGAGGAGGTCGCGACCGGGAGTCTGGGCCCCGGCACGGCCACGATCGGGCTGCCACCCGGCACGAGCGGTAGGACCGTTCGCCTGCGGATCGATGAGGTGGACGAGTCACGGGGTGAGTTGCCGGCGAGGTTCGTGACCATCGACACCGGCGCCACGGTCACCGGCGGAGGGATCGAGCGCCCGTGCGTCACGGTCGCCACCATCGACGGTGAGCCCGTCCGCATGCGGCCGAAGGACCCGGAGCAGATCGGCGGGACCGACGGCCACGGCACCCCCTGGGTCGGGTGCGAGGAGCAGCCACTCGTCTGGGGTGAGCACCGACTGCGCCCGGTCGAGGACTTCCAGCTCGACGAGCTGAGCTTGCGCGACGTCCACGGGAGCGAGGTCGTCGAGGAGGTGCCCTCGCCCGTCGTCGAGGTGGAGCGAAAGACCTTCACCTCCGGCATGACCGTCGACGTCGGTCGGGCGCAGGAGCCCTACTTCCTGTCCATTGGTCAGGGCTACGACCCCCGCTGGAACGCGGCCCTCGAGGACGGGACCGACCTGGGTGAGCCGGTCGTCGTCAACGGGTACGCCGTCGGCTGGTACGTCGACGACCTCGATGCGCACACCGTCCACATCGGGTACGGGCCGCAGCGGCGGGCGAACGTCGCCCTGGGGCTGTCCGGGGCCGGACTGCTCGTGGCCATCGCGGTCTTCTTCGGCCCCCTTGTGCGACGTCGTGTCGCCAGCCTGCGCACCGAGCGGGAGAGCGAGTGGGAGCATGAGCCCGGCGGGCCGCCCGCCTCCTCCGCCGAGGGCCCACCTTCGACCACGGGCGAGGACGATGCCTTCCTCGCCGGTGACGTGCCCGAAGACGACCCCTTCAACAGCGGTGCCGGCTCCCTCCCGGGTGGCGACGACGCCGTTGCCGTGGACGGTGAACCGACCCGGTCCGCTCGGATCCATGGTCTGCGCCACCGTCCCGTCACCCGTGGGCTCGCTGAGCTGCTGACCGAGCAGCGTGGTGGTCGACGACTGGCGGTCGAGGCCGGACTCGTTCTGGGCACCGCCGCCCTGACCGGGGTCGGCGGTGGCCTGGCTGCGCTGGCGGTCGTGTTCCTCGTGCGCCGCCGGGCCGCGCGCCCCGGCCTCCTCATCACGGCCGGGGCCGGACTCGTCCTGCTGTCCGCAGCAGTCTTCGTCCTGTACGCCGGCTTCGTCACCGACACCTTGGGTACGGTCAGTGCAGATGCGGTCAAGTCGGCCCTCGTGCCCCACCACATCGCCGGTGCCGGCCTCGTGCTCGCGGTCCTCGGTACCTTCATGCGACAAGACCCACCAGAGGAGCCCGGCCTGTGA
- a CDS encoding glycosyltransferase family A protein translates to MTSVTVVVPTRNNMRTIEACLRSVVDQTHPDVELIVVDNHSSDGTPQIAEEIADRVITAGPERSAQRNTGVRAATSEWVLWLDSDMILPPRTIALALETAHATGAMGIALPERTIGDGFWTACRALERECYLDDPWLHNPRLVRRDYLLGDGAFHLDMSGPEDADLRMKMRSSGAGIELAPIIIDHDEGRLTVADVIRKRYYYGRSIPAFAQEHDGAVTAQGRAVVKSYVRNHRRLLRQPGHAAGMVLLRALEAGGYALGARRGRRDRTGQAGR, encoded by the coding sequence GTGACCTCCGTGACAGTCGTCGTCCCGACCCGAAACAACATGCGCACGATCGAGGCGTGTCTGCGCTCGGTCGTCGACCAGACCCACCCCGACGTCGAGCTGATCGTCGTGGACAACCACAGCAGTGACGGCACCCCGCAGATCGCCGAGGAGATCGCCGACCGGGTCATCACCGCCGGACCGGAGCGCTCGGCACAACGCAACACCGGAGTGCGCGCCGCGACGTCCGAGTGGGTGCTGTGGCTCGACAGCGACATGATCCTCCCGCCCCGGACGATCGCCCTGGCCCTGGAGACGGCGCACGCGACGGGTGCGATGGGGATCGCCCTGCCGGAGCGCACGATCGGCGACGGGTTCTGGACGGCGTGCCGTGCCCTGGAGCGCGAGTGCTACCTCGACGACCCGTGGCTGCACAACCCGCGACTGGTGCGGCGCGACTACCTGCTCGGGGACGGGGCCTTCCACCTGGACATGTCGGGGCCGGAGGACGCCGACCTGCGGATGAAGATGCGCTCCAGTGGCGCCGGCATCGAGCTGGCCCCGATCATCATCGATCACGACGAGGGACGGCTCACGGTTGCTGACGTCATCCGCAAGCGGTACTACTACGGCCGCAGCATCCCCGCCTTCGCCCAGGAGCACGACGGTGCCGTGACGGCGCAGGGCCGGGCCGTCGTGAAGTCCTACGTGCGCAACCACCGCCGCCTGCTGCGGCAACCCGGGCACGCTGCGGGGATGGTGCTGCTGCGCGCTCTTGAGGCCGGTGGCTACGCGCTCGGTGCCCGCCGGGGACGACGGGACCGGACCGGGCAGGCGGGACGATGA
- a CDS encoding glycosyltransferase family 4 protein, which translates to MSPGSDDVRRMLWVSLPDQRARRELYWMSRMPGTRVRAMARQEPVGEVDWIPSTYRRPIKRFVEAGALAWVRGLDEQDPLAHDWVASLELCSLVTGQASAWRRAARAAGSARPLQAVVTWENLPDQPLYRIPPYRQALNSCRDADLLLCMVDAAKDHLLANGFDEELIRVVKPGVDTALFHPAQEPTQEPVVVFASPLAENKGIDRVLQAMRIVRRSIPEARLRVAGRGPLEHLVRAEAEDPRNGVELMGTLDAAGVAEVMRSAAVFTTAPRATWKWTEQLGLAYLEALASGLAIVTTRCGTNDEAVHPPNHLVEDSAEALAEGILHHLADPVRRAEVGVANRRHALTHHDLATQCVAMGAAFSEVEALHRSR; encoded by the coding sequence ATGAGCCCGGGGTCCGACGACGTGCGACGCATGCTGTGGGTCTCGCTGCCCGACCAGCGAGCCCGCCGCGAGTTGTACTGGATGTCACGCATGCCCGGCACCCGGGTTCGGGCGATGGCTCGGCAGGAGCCCGTGGGGGAGGTCGACTGGATCCCCAGCACCTATCGCCGGCCCATCAAGCGCTTCGTCGAGGCAGGGGCTCTCGCCTGGGTCCGCGGTCTGGACGAGCAGGATCCCCTGGCGCACGACTGGGTGGCCTCGCTCGAGCTCTGCTCGCTCGTGACGGGACAGGCGTCGGCGTGGCGCCGTGCGGCACGCGCCGCCGGCTCGGCTCGTCCGCTGCAGGCGGTGGTCACGTGGGAGAACCTGCCCGACCAGCCCCTCTACCGGATCCCGCCCTACCGCCAGGCCCTGAACTCCTGTCGTGACGCCGACCTGCTGCTGTGCATGGTCGACGCGGCCAAGGACCACCTGCTGGCCAACGGGTTCGACGAGGAGCTGATCCGGGTGGTCAAGCCGGGCGTGGACACCGCGCTGTTCCACCCGGCGCAGGAGCCGACGCAGGAGCCGGTCGTCGTCTTCGCCTCGCCGTTGGCGGAGAACAAGGGCATCGACCGCGTTCTTCAGGCCATGCGCATCGTGCGCCGCTCGATCCCCGAGGCCCGCTTGCGGGTCGCCGGCAGGGGGCCCCTGGAGCACCTCGTGCGGGCCGAGGCCGAGGACCCGCGCAACGGTGTGGAACTCATGGGGACGTTGGACGCCGCCGGCGTGGCCGAGGTCATGCGCTCTGCCGCCGTGTTCACCACGGCGCCGCGCGCGACCTGGAAGTGGACCGAGCAGCTGGGCCTGGCCTATCTCGAGGCCCTGGCCAGCGGATTGGCCATCGTCACCACCCGGTGCGGCACCAACGACGAGGCGGTCCACCCGCCGAACCACCTGGTGGAGGACTCGGCCGAGGCACTGGCCGAGGGGATCCTGCACCACCTGGCCGACCCGGTCCGACGCGCCGAGGTCGGGGTGGCCAACCGACGCCATGCCCTGACCCACCACGATCTGGCAACACAGTGCGTGGCCATGGGCGCGGCTTTCAGCGAGGTCGAGGCGCTGCACCGGTCGCGCTGA